A genomic region of Thermotoga sp. contains the following coding sequences:
- a CDS encoding carbohydrate binding domain-containing protein has protein sequence MLGNASFDNPILIAGVDIEPPAEDGSIDTQNNWVFFTNSGGEGTASVEDGVLVVEITNSGEHSWSVQLLQSPILVEKLHKYRVSFRAKASEQRAIGVKIGGTAGRGWAAYNPGTDESGGMAFELGTDWQAYEFEFVMRQETDENARFEFQLGKQVGTVWIDDVVMEDIGVLEVSGEENEVYTEEGEDKVEDWQLVWSQEFDDGVIDPNVWNFEIGNGHAKGIPGWGNGELEYYTDKNAFVENGCLVIEARKEQVSDEYGTYDYTSARMTTEGKFEIKYGKIEIRAKLPEGQGIWP, from the coding sequence CAATCCTCATTGCCGGTGTTGACATTGAACCACCAGCTGAAGACGGTTCCATAGACACACAAAACAACTGGGTATTCTTTACAAATTCTGGTGGCGAAGGTACAGCGAGTGTAGAAGATGGTGTTCTTGTTGTAGAAATTACAAACAGTGGGGAGCACAGCTGGTCGGTTCAATTGCTGCAGTCTCCTATACTGGTTGAAAAACTTCATAAGTACAGAGTCTCTTTCAGAGCAAAGGCTTCTGAACAGAGAGCTATAGGTGTCAAAATAGGTGGAACCGCTGGAAGAGGCTGGGCTGCATACAATCCAGGTACTGATGAATCTGGAGGAATGGCATTCGAGCTTGGAACAGACTGGCAGGCTTATGAATTCGAATTTGTGATGAGACAGGAAACGGACGAAAACGCTCGTTTTGAATTCCAGCTTGGAAAGCAGGTGGGAACTGTTTGGATTGATGATGTTGTCATGGAAGATATAGGAGTTCTTGAGGTCAGTGGAGAAGAAAACGAAGTTTACACTGAAGAGGGCGAGGACAAAGTGGAGGACTGGCAACTTGTCTGGAGTCAGGAGTTCGACGATGGTGTTATCGATCCAAACGTGTGGAACTTCGAGATAGGGAACGGTCACGCAAAAGGCATACCGGGTTGGGGGAACGGTGAGCTCGAGTATTACACTGACAAGAACGCGTTCGTTGAAAACGGATGTCTTGTGATCGAAGCAAGAAAGGAGCAGGTATCTGACGAGTACGGAACTTACGATTATACATCTGCAAGAATGACCACAGAAGGTAAGTTTGAGATAAAATACGGAAAGATCGAGATAAGAGCAAAGCTTCCAGAAGGTCAGGGTATCTGGCC